Proteins found in one Oryza glaberrima chromosome 4, OglaRS2, whole genome shotgun sequence genomic segment:
- the LOC127769550 gene encoding uncharacterized protein LOC127769550 — protein sequence MEEKVGETVAAAAVAVAPVVAGDQDGVAYCSEHPYPPGAAAAAGVAAGGGICAFCLQEKLGMLVSSSKSSPFHPPPASASSSTPTSHVAAESSSSSLPLHPSAAAAARKVIPASAAGGLKRSKSVAPRPEETTPVTAPAPSAVTADSPRKKSFWSFLYSSSSSSSGGHQGSASMANGGGGGGASVRRKSVSVASASSASLGRRLEAIVEPDSPGRRSEGSSSSSFGRKVARSRSVGCGSRSFSGDFLERLSTGFGDCALRRVESHREPKPKSSAGALAHLGGNHSAAGNGDDDEYESTQQHRIKCAGFFGGLGAAPPPTSSSYWLSAADGATAAAPSARTHGARSHRSWAWALASPMRALRPTSSSSSKSIMAAPHNRGGVSGNGGMAMAAVATS from the coding sequence ATGGAGGAGAAAGTGGGGGagacggtggcagcggcggcggtggcggtggcgcctgTGGTGGCGGGGGACCAGGACGGAGTGGCGTACTGCAGCGAGCATCCGTACCCGCctggcgcggctgcggcggctggggtggcagccggcggcggcataTGCGCCTTCTGCCTGCAGGAGAAGCTCGGCATGTTGGTGTCTTCGTCCAAGTCCAGCCCtttccacccgccgccggcttccgccTCCTCGTCCACTCCGACCAGCCACGTCGCTGctgagtcgtcgtcgtcgtcactgcCTCTCcacccttccgccgccgccgcggcgcgcaaGGTGATCCCGGCCTCGGCGGCTGGCGGGCTCAAGAGGAGCAAGTCGGTGGCGCCGCGTccggaggagacgacgccggTGACGGCGCCCGCTCCGTCCGCGGTCACCGCGGACAGCCCGAGGAAGAAGAGCTTCTGGTCCTTCCTCtactcctcgtcctcgtcgtcgagcGGCGGCCACCAGGGCTCGGCGTCGATGGccaacggtggcggcggcggcggcgcgtcggtgAGGAGGAAGTCGGTGTCGGTggcctcggcgtcgtcggcgtcgctgGGACGGAGGCTGGAGGCGATAGTGGAGCCGGACAGCCCCGGCCGCCGTAGCGagggctcgtcgtcgtcgtcgttcgggAGGAAGGTGGCGCGGTCGCGCTCCGTGGGGTGCGGCAGCCGCAGCTTCTCGGGGGACTTCCTGGAGCGCCTCTCCACCGGCTTCGGCGACTGCGCGCTCCGCCGCGTGGAGTCCCACCGCGAGCCCAAGCCCAAGTCGTCCGCCGGCGCGCTCGCCCACCTGGGCGGCAACcactccgccgccggcaacggcgacgacgacgagtacgAGTCCACCCAGCAGCACCGCATCAAGTGCGCCGGGTTCttcggcggcctcggcgccgcgccgccgcccacgtcgTCCTCCTACTGGCTGTCCGCTGccgacggcgccaccgccgccgcccccagcgCAAGAACCCACGGCGCGCGTAGCCACCGGAGCTGGGCGTGGGCGCTGGCGAGCCCGATGCGAGCGCTgaggccgacgagctcctcctccagcaAATCCATCATGGCCGCGCCCCACAACCGCGGCGGCGTCTCCGGCAACGGCGGCATGGCGATGGCCGCGGTGGCGACGAGCTAG